The following are encoded together in the Desulfobotulus pelophilus genome:
- a CDS encoding PilZ domain-containing protein has translation MTEAGSSGVERRRAPRFEAKHKAIAVLNAKPVRIGQVLDISDIGLAFSYMENIEWPPLPYYDDAYLELSCEDLYLSIPSSQYRVVADMPMKPQSPACSIPMRRVSIALCDLAPEDTAFLACYRSY, from the coding sequence ATGACCGAAGCTGGATCGTCTGGCGTGGAAAGGCGGCGGGCTCCGCGTTTTGAGGCTAAGCACAAAGCCATTGCCGTTTTGAACGCAAAACCGGTTCGCATAGGGCAGGTGCTGGATATCAGCGATATAGGGCTTGCCTTTTCCTATATGGAAAATATTGAATGGCCCCCTCTGCCCTATTACGATGATGCTTATCTGGAGTTGAGTTGTGAGGATCTGTATCTGAGCATTCCTTCTTCTCAATATCGTGTAGTGGCGGATATGCCCATGAAGCCACAGAGCCCGGCATGCAGCATACCCATGCGCAGGGTATCCATCGCGCTGTGCGATCTTGCTCCTGAAGATACGGCCTTCCTTGCCTGCTACAGAAGCTATTGA